In Hamadaea flava, a genomic segment contains:
- the lepB gene encoding signal peptidase I — translation MIDEQTKSKSSGSSGSFWRELPILLVVALVVAFLVRAFVVQTFFIPSQSMEHTLNIDDRVLVNKLVYDFRDPHRGEVIVFVSPESWRSDPNEKDFIKRVIGVPGDHITCCDPQGRIQINGHPLDEPYILPNTDHTGQNAAPQDFDIVVPEGRLWVMGDNRYSSGDSLQNWRAHNNSDINQATIPIDSVVGRAFVLFWPFDRMRWLSVPDSYESVPAPTG, via the coding sequence GTGATTGACGAGCAGACCAAGAGTAAGAGCAGCGGTAGCAGCGGATCGTTCTGGCGCGAACTGCCCATTCTTCTCGTCGTGGCCCTCGTGGTCGCGTTCCTGGTGCGGGCGTTCGTGGTCCAGACGTTCTTCATCCCGTCGCAGTCGATGGAGCACACGCTCAACATCGACGACCGGGTGCTCGTCAACAAGCTGGTCTACGACTTCCGGGACCCGCACCGTGGCGAGGTCATCGTTTTCGTCTCGCCGGAGTCATGGCGGTCGGATCCGAACGAGAAGGACTTCATCAAGCGGGTGATCGGTGTACCGGGCGATCACATCACGTGCTGCGATCCGCAGGGTCGGATCCAGATCAACGGGCACCCGCTGGACGAGCCCTACATCCTGCCCAACACCGATCACACCGGGCAGAACGCGGCGCCGCAGGACTTCGACATCGTCGTGCCCGAGGGCCGGCTGTGGGTGATGGGCGACAACCGGTACTCCTCCGGCGACTCGCTCCAGAACTGGCGGGCGCACAACAACAGCGACATCAACCAGGCGACGATCCCCATCGACTCGGTCGTCGGGCGAGCCTTCGTGCTCTTCTGGCCCTTCGACCGGATGCGTTGGCTGAGCGTGCCCGACAGCTACGAGAGCGTGCCCGCGCCCACTGGCTAA